Genomic window (Ureibacillus composti):
TATTATCAGTACAATTATTGGTGCTCTTATCGGATTATTTATTGGGGTGATGCACACAATTCCACTTCGAAAGAAATCTATTAAATCAGTCATTTTAAAATTAGTTAATGTCATATTAACAGTTTATGTAGAAATCTTCCGTGGTACACCAATGATTGTACAAGCAATGGTCGTATTTTATGGATTAGCTGCTTATGGCTTTGAAATGGATCGATTTGTTGCGGCAATTGTCGTTGTAGGATTGAATACAGGTGCCTATATGGCTGAATATGTTCGTGGTGGTATTGTTTCCATTGACAAAGGCCAATATGAAGCTGCAGAAGCGATTGGTATGGGACATTTCCAAACAATGATTCATGTGATTTTGCCTCAAGTTTTCCGAAATATTTTACCAGCTACAGGCAATCAACTAATTATGAATATTAAAGATTCTGCTGTGTTAAGTGTAATCAGTGTTACGGAGTTATTCTTTACGACAAAATCTATTGCAGGCGCAAACTTCCGATTTGCTGAATCATATATCATTACGTGTATAATTTATTTAATCATGACAGTTGTAGCTAGCCAAATTTTGCGTTATATCGAGAAAAAAATGGATGGCCAAAATGCCTACCAAGTTGAACAAATTAGAAAAAAATAGATTTAAGTCGCGTAAGGAGTTATAAAGATGGAAAAAGTAATTGAAATTAAACATCTAAATAAATCATTTGGTCAGCACGAAGTATTGCGCGATGTAAATTTCACTGTAAACAAAGGTGAAGTTGTCTGTCTAATCGGATCATCGGGCTCCGGAAAATCAACACTGCTTCGTTGTATTAACCTTCTTGAAACACCGAGTGGTGGGGAAATTATTTATAATGGTGAAAATATTTTAGATGAAAAACATAATATTAAAGAATATCGTACTCATTTAGGGATGGTATTCCAGCAATTTAATTTATTCGATAATCATAATGTATTAAGTAATTGTATGGTGGGGCAACAAAAAGTATTGAAACGTTCAAAAGATGAAGCAAAAGCGAATGCTTTAAAATACTTATCAGTTGTTGGCATGGACCAATATGTTAATGCAAAACCTCGTCAATTATCTGGTGGTCAAAAGCAACGTGTTGCCATTGCTCGTGCATTAGCAATGGATCCCGATGTAATGCTTTTTGATGAACCAACATCTGCTCTGGATCCTGAAATGGTAGGAGAAGTATTAAAAGTAATGCGCCAACTAGCAGATGAGGGGAATACAATGTTAATTGTAACCCATGAGATGGAGTTTGCTCGTGAAGTATCTGACCGAGTTGTGTTTATGGATAAAGGGGTAATTGTGGAGGAAGGACCACCTGAACAGGTACTTGTCAATCCGGTTAATGAAAGAACAAAAGAATTCTTAAAACGAACATTAAAATAATAAAAATGAAAACAGCAATCGTATATGACTTATACGATTGCTGTTTTAGCTTCTAGAATTCCATTCAGCATATAGAATGAAGACAATCGCAAATACGAATGCGATAATAAAAAACCACATTGGTAAACTACCAAAGGATAATGACATTTACAAAATCACCTCTATAAATTCATTGTATCATTTGCATGATAACCCTTCAATAAAAGGAAGATAGAGATCGTGGTGAACGAATTAGGTATTTTTATTAACACAGACATCTTAAAATGGTATAGAATATAAGAGAACAATGCAATTATTAAAGTGAGGTTAAAGTTATGTTAAATTTGAAGTGGAAAGAGGCACCAACAATCCGCACTGTAAAATGTGTTAATACAAATGCTTCAAAATATTTAGTATCGAATGTATTAACGGTTGGAAAAGAATATGAAGTGAAAAATGAAACAGAAGAGTTTCTATTTGTAGTTGATAATACTGGCAATGTTGGCGGTTACTATAAAGATTATTTTGAAGAACTTTAATATTGAAAAAGCACGATTAGCGAAGACAGTATCTTCTACTAATCGTGCTTTTATTTTTGATCAATTTCCAGTAGTTTCGATTCTAACGCATTTTGTTGCTCATTGCTTGTAGCCTGTACTCGTAGCGTTTCTTCAATTGATTCAATTAATTGAAGTTGAGTTTGTTTAAAGACATCAATCTCTGCGTGTGAAATGGTTTTGCGATTCTGATTCGAATCATTTGCGGTTGACTCTAACATTTTTGCATTTTTACGAATCATTTCATCTGAAGCATTCATTAAGCGTTCCTGCATCATATTGGCCCTACGTTGATTATTTAAATTAATGAGTATTGAAATTTGAGATTGCCATAATGGAATCGTTGTCATAATGGATGATTGAATTTTTTCAATTAACATTTGATTTGTTTGCTGCATGAGTCGAATTTGTGGAGCTGATTGAACAGCTATTTCTCTCGAGATTTGCAATTCATAAATTTTTCGGTCAAGCCATTCAATTGACATAAGTAAATCTGATAGTTTTTGCTTCGCCATCGGATCGTCTTTTGATTGCTCGACTTTATTAAGTAATTTTGTGTAGTCATTTTTTTTCAAATCCATCAACTTTAACTCGCCAGCTGCAATAAAAACGGAAATATGATGAAAATAATCTTCGTTTAACCGAAATAGTTCGTCTAACATGTTCATATCTAAGAATAGCCCTTTTTGGGCGTGTTGAAGTTGTATACTTAATCGATCAATTTGTTTACTTAAGCGGTTATATTGTGACATGGTTTCTTGGATAGATGATTTTCTTCGACTAAATAGTTTAGAAAAGAAACCTTTACTGTTCTCAATAAGATCGTCTGGGTTAATTTTTTCTAATTGTTCCATCAACTTATGAAGTACTTCTCTTATTGGGGAAGTATCATTTCGTTGAACTTGTACAAGCAAATTATGGCTAAAAGTTTTTAAAGCTTCTTGAACCTCTGAACCAAAATTCAAGACATAGTCATATCGAGAAACATCAATTTTACTAGCTAAATGCAAAGCTTTAGATTGATCTTCTGAAGAGAGAGACGAAAACAATCCTGGTAAATGTCCTTTACTAGAATCCGATTGAGTCATCGAAAAATCAGAAAAAGAGCTCATGATATTTGTAATTGCATTACCAGAGCTCTTTGATTCTGTCATCTTTCTTCACCTCTTAGTTCAAGTTGTTTTCGTCTCTTTTCATTTTCTAATTTTACGAAATCCAATTCAATTTTTAAATTTTCTATATCTGATTCAAGTGCTGACTTTAGATCATCTTCCATTGTTACATGTAAATCCTTTAATGTTTTACGTGTATCTTCAAGTGCTAGATGGACTTCAGTATCCTTAATTTGCTGTTGAGACAACATTGTATATGTCTCTGTTAAATGTACAGCAGAAGGTAAGTGTGCATAGAAGAAGTCTTCTACGTTGTAAAATTTCTGTGGGTTTGATTGTACAATGTTTACAATACGTCGAGATAATTTTGTCATTTCATTTAGTAATTTAAATGAACGAATTGATCGAACACGAACATACTGTTGTGTTAAAGAATTGATATGTGATTTAGCTTGCTTTATTTGACTTTCAATATGTTTAAATTCTGAGCGGGAAAGTTTCAGCTCTTTTGCTCTTTTGGATTTCTGGATTATTTTTATGGCGCTATTACTCACAATATAGGTTAATATTGTAAGAATTGGCACGACCACAGCACCTAGGTCAAAATTAACTATTGTCAATATATATATAGAAAAACTGAACAAAAAGTTAAGTGCATGTCTGATAAAAAAATTCGTTGCACCAAGCATAATCGTACCTCCTCTAGTTCTATAGTTGTAATACGTATAAGTTGAAGAAAAAGTTTCAAAAACAAAGTTCTTTCTATTTAAAACTTATTATGATTGTACAACTTATTTCAATGTTTTTGTATTGGAAAGTAAAGTAACATTTTAACAACTATACTAGATTAGATTGAAATATTGTGTAACCTTTAATATCTTCAAAAATCTCCTTTTGATAAGTACAAGTTTGTTGAGACTCTACATATCCTTTTTGAAGAAAATGCAGAAATTCTCGAATGGAACTATTTTTACCTTCTACTTCGATTTCAACGTATTGTTTATTCGGAACCGAACAAAATCCCTTTAAGCCTAATTGTAACGCTTTTTGATGTATGGATTGTGTTAGTTGAAATGTAAGTTCGATTTTCATCTTTATTAAGATATGTACCCTTTGTGCCATCGGACTTCCTCCAATAAGTGATCAATAATGAGCGTAATGTAACGGTATAAAAAGTACCGTTCACATCATTATAATAGAGTTTGGATAATTAGACATTTACTAAACGTTTGATAAAATAAGAATAAGGGAAGGGATGATCAATTATGTTTAAAATAATCTATATGGTAGCAGATTTTGAACCATGGTGGTTATTTGATGGATGGGAGTCATCAATTATTTCCACAGAAGAATATCAATCCGAAGAAGAACTACATAACGCGTTAGAAGCTAAACTTAACGATTTTCGTAAAAAGTATCAACATGAGGCAAGTAAAGAAAAGCGGTTTTTCGCATTTTGGAATGATGATGAAGTTGAATTTTGTGAAGCGTGTGATGAGGATTCACAAATTTACCATGGTATAATCGTTGAGACATTGTAGAATAATACGAATAGTAACAAAAAATAAATTAAACATACTTTCAATTTACAGAAATCAAAGAATTTTTGTGAAAAAGATTGAATAATTTATTTGACATTGAGTAAAATAATGGTATACTAAATTTAACAATAAAATTGTTTTACCGGGTACAAATGATTCACATATTACAAAGAGTGATCGGTGTAATGTCGGTACTCTTCGTAATATGTGAATTTTTTATTTGGGTAAAAAATTCCATATTGTTACACTTTATTTTTTGGAGGTTTTTTCAAATGAAACAAGGTACAGTAAAATGGTTTAACTCAGAAAAAGGTTTTGGATTCATCGAAGTTGAAGGTGAAAACGACGTATTCGTACACTTCTCAGCTATCCAAGGTGAAGGTTTCAAAACTCTTGACGAAGGTCAAAAAGTGGAATTCGAAGTTGTAGAAGGCAACCGCGGACCACAAGCTGCTAACGTAACTAAACTTTAATTCATAAGAATTAAAATTAAATTCGTTAATTCTAGACATCCCAATTTTGGGGTGTCTATTTCTTTTTGACTCAGTCAATATAGTATGTACCTTCATTCATTTTTTATAATTGATATTTATAATATTCTGTTATTTTTTTCATTTATTTAACAGATGGATGTTAGCGAATTTTACAAACCTCTGCCACAAACACTTCTTAATGATCTCCTTTATGTAGCATCAAAAGATTCCCATAGAAATTGCTCCATATTTAATTGAAGTGCAGTTGAAATTAGTCATGAAATCAAATACCTGAAGAAATGCATTTCACTTTCATCATAAAATGAAAAGAATCACCATCATAAAAAAATGATGATGATTCCTAATTGGTATTACCAAAGGACATGATTTGCTAAGCAGGTAGGAAAGTGGGGCTATTGCTGAGATATTTTTTCTAATGTTGATGTGACAATGTAATCTTCTTCTTGATCAATTTGCATAATGGATTCACGTTTTATTTCACCATAGTCTTTTACAAAATACTTTCTGTTGATGAAATTATCTCCCTTTTCTTCAATAACGAACACATGTTCGAAATTCTTGTATGGCGTTTTTAGTGTTTCATCAACTTTTACAATTTTCCATTTGCCAAACTGAGTTCCAACTTCAATAGGTCCAGCTAAATAGGTTTCAATGGCTTGCATATCCTCCAATGCAGAGACCTCCGGATAAGGAATTTCACCTGACGTACCTTCTATTACTTCTTCAAGAATTATTTCAATCTTATCGTCTAAGATTCGAAAAACACGGAGTAATGTTACGCCACCATTATCTTCAATATGGGCAACATATTTTTCAGATAGCCAAACTGTTTTCACATTTAATGTAGCGAATTCATTTCCTTCTCCAAGAAAGTATGCCACTGATTGATTTGGTTTAAAAAATGATGAAAAGTCAATTGTATTATTTGTAGATTCGTCATTTGATTGATCTGTAGAGTCTTCGCTTGCCTCGTGGTCTGTTTCATCAGAAACTGTTGGAGTAGGGGAGTGTTCCTCTTGAACTTGTACTTTAACTTTATCATCATCGTTACAGCCAGTAAGAATCATTAACAAAATTAAGGAAAATGCTATTGCACTTCTCATTTGAATGCCTCCTTTAACTTACTATATCTTATTCTTTACCAGTACTCCTAAGTTATTCTTGTATATTAAAAATTTTCTAATTTCGAATAATAGTTAATCATATTTATATTATGTAAACTAATGATAGAATTTGTTGCGTTTTTTAGTGAAGAACTTGTCCTATAAAAATTATCCATAAAAAAGAGAGTGCTCTCCTATTTGAACACTCTCTAATTCGCTAGAATCTTATTTAATTCCTTGAGCTTCTTTCCATTCTAAGAACTCATCATATGTTAATTGTTTATCTAAAATTGTACCGTCTTCTTGAATTTCAATTACACGGTTAGCAATTGTTTGGATGAACTGATGGTCATGAGAAGTGAATAGCATTGCGCCTTTGAAACGAATTAATCCTTCGTTAAGTGCTTGGATAGATTCTAAGTCCAAGTGGTTCGTTGGTTCATCTAATAATAATACATTTGAATTAGCAAGCATCATTTTAGATAACATACAACGTACTTTTTCTCCTCCTGATAAAACAGAAGGGGATTTTTTCACTTCTTCACCAGAGAATAGCATACGACCTAAGAAACCACGTAAGAAGCTTTCTGTTTCATCTTCAGGTGAATATTGGCGTAACCATTCAACTAATGTTTTTTCACTGCCAGTAAAGTATTTATCATGATCATTTTCGAAGTAGCTTTGAGATGTTGTTACACCCCATTTAAATGTACCGCTATCTGCTTGTCGTTGTTCCATTAAGATATCCATTAAAGCAGTTTTTGCAAGTGGGCTACCAAGTAAAATGATTTTATCTTCTTTGTTCATCATGAAGCGAACATCTTTAAGTAGTACTTCGCCATCTTGAGTAGCGGATAAACCTTCAACAGTTAATACATCGTTTCCAATTTCACGGCCAATTTGGAAGTTAATGAAAGGATATTTACGGCTAGATGGTTTGATGTCTTCTAGTTCGATTTTATCTAACATTTTTTTACGTGAAGTGGCTTGACTCGATTTAGAAGCGTTTGCAGAGAAACGAGCAACGAATGCTTGTAATTCTTTAATTTTTTCTTCTTTTTTCTTATTTTGGTCTTGAGCCATTTTAAGTGCTAATTGACTAGACTCATACCAGAAATCATAGTTACCAACATAAATTTGGATTTTCGAAAAATCTAAATCCGCAATATGTGTACAAACTTTGTTTAAGAAGTGACGGTCATGGGATACTACGATGACTGTATTTTCAAAGTTGATTAAAAATTCCTCTAACCATTTAATTGCTTTTAAATCTAAGTGGTTGGTAGGCTCATCGAGTAATAGAACATCTGGTTTACCAAATAAAGCTTGAGCAAGTAATACTTTGACTTTATCTGAACCTTCTAAGTCCGCCATTTGCATGTAATGAAGCTCGTCGCCAATACCTAAACCATTAAGTAATGTTGCCGCTTCAGAATCTGCTTCCCATCCGTTTAAGTCTGCAAATTCACCTTCTAATTCGGCAGCACGCATGCCGTCTTCATCAGAAAAATCCTCTTTTGCATAAATTGCGTCTTTTTCAGCTTTTACTTCCCAAAGACGTTTATTACCCATTACAACAGTATCAAGTACATTGAATTCATCGTATTCAAAGTGATTTTGTTTTAAAACAGATAATCGTTCGTCTTTACCCATTGATACATGACCTTCTTGAGGTTCAATATCACCAGATAAAATTTTTAAAAATGTTGATTTCCCAGCACCGTTTGCTCCGATTAGACCATAACAGTTACCAGGTGTGAATTTAATATTTACGTCTTCAAATAGTTTACGATCGCCATAGCGAAGACCTACACCACTAACTTGAATCATGTAAGTACCTCCTAAAATTTTTTTCATTCTATTTTATACTGCAGATATACATAGCAAAAATTGCTACTTTTTCTTTTGTACACAATGTTTCTATTATAGCATGTCAGTTGTTGTAAGGAAACTAACTTTCATTATGAGTGTTAAAACGAATCGATTCGACAGCTATTGTCTAATTGTGTAAATTTTCAAAATTTTCCGGGAAATTAAACGAGGAATCTTAATTATTTTCCAACATGTTATTGAAATGATTTTAGGAGAAAAAAATCACTGCATTACATTGGTAAAACTATAACGAAGGTAGGAAATCATCGAAATATAGATGAAACAATAATGCAGATAGCAACTTCATATGAAAAGTAATATTTTAATCTTATTTTAGTGTGAAGTGATGATTATAGAATGCCTCTCTCGTTTGTAACTAAATTATAGTATAATTATTAGTAGAAAAAGTTGAGAGGGATAGTAGATGTTGCGACAAGCTCAAAAAATTTTAAAAGATTATTTTGGTTATGATTCATTTCGAAAAGGCCAACAAGAAGTAATTCAGAATGTATTAAATGGTCAAGATACATTATGTGTAATGCCAACTGGTGGTGGGAAGTCACTATGTTATCAAGTACCTGCATTAGCATTGGATGGAACAACAATTGTCATTTCTCCATTAATCTCTTTAATGAAAGATCAAGTGGATCTATTGCGTGCCAATGGGATTCAAGCAGCCTTTATTAATAGTTCATTGACTTCTTCAGAAATTGATAAAACGATGATGAATGTTAGAAATGGTGAAGTTAAACTTCTTTATATTGCACCAGAGCGGCTTGAAATGGATTCCTTTTGTATGGCACTTTCACAACTCAATGTACCGTTAATAGCAATAGATGAAGCCCATTGTATTTCTCAATGGGGACATGATTTTAGACCAAGTTATCGAGCGATTTCAAAGGTATTAAAATTATGGAACACTAAGCCGACGATTATTGCGCTTACTGCTACAGCAACACCTACTGTCAGTGAAGACATTTGTCAGGTTTTACATATAGAATCAGAGGATACTTTTATTACAGGATTTGCGCGGGATAACTTAACATTTAAAGTATTGGTCGGTGAGAATAGAGAAAAGTTCATAAAAAACTATCTCGAGAATAATAAGAATGAGTCAGGGATCATTTATGCTGCAACCCGAAAAGCAGTGGACAGTCTTTATGAGTTGTTATTGAAATTCGGTATATCGGTAGCGAAATACCATGCGGGGATGTCTGAGGCTGAACGAAATGATGAACAAAATCGTTTTCTTGCAGACCAAGCCCAACTCATGATTGCAACAAATGCTTTCGGAATGGGTATAAACAAAACAAATGTTCGCTACGTGATCCATTATCAAATGCCACGTAATATGGAAAGTTATTATCAGGAAGCTGGAAGGGCTGGTCGTGATGGACTTCCAAGTGAATGTATCCTACTTTACTCACCTTCAGATGAACAAACTCAACGCTTTTTAATTGATCAATCCCGAGACCCCTCTAGAATTCCACTAGAACTAGAAAAATTACAACGTATGGTTGACTATTGCCATACTGAAATGTGTTTACAGTTGTATATCCTTCAATATTTTGGTGAAGAAGTGGAAGTAACTTGTGAACGATGCGGCAACTGTTGTGATGAGCGTCCAAGTGTTGAAGTAACAGAAGATGCGCAACGAGTGTTATCGTGTGTTGTTCGAATGGGCCAAAAATTTGGGAAAACGATTACTTCACAAGTGTTAGCTGGCTCAAAAAATAAAAAAGTAGAAGGATTTAGACACCTTTCAACCTTTGGTATTTTAAAGAAAATGAGTGCAAAAGAAATCGCGAATTTTATTGAATTCTTAATTGCGGAACGTATTTTGCTCGTTCATCCTGGTCAATTCCCGACAATTTATGTTTCGGAGGATGGGAAGGATGTACTGTTAGGTAAAAGAAAGGTATCACGGCGAGTTCAAACTGTAAAAGCGGTGGTGAAGCAAGATGATCCGTTATTCGAAAAGTTAAGAGGCTTGCGTAGGGAAATCGCTGAGCGTGAAGGTGTACCACCTTTTGTTGTCTTTTCAGATAAAACATTACGTGATATGTGTGAGAAACAACCAATAGACGAAGTAGGCTTCTTAGAAGTCAGTGGTGTCGGACAAAATAAACTAGAGAAGTATGGGGAATTATTTATTTCTTCTATTCGTGAATTTGTGAATGCGTAACTGCCTAAAGGTGATGATATTATCGTTTAAGGAAGAAAGTCTTTGTAAAAAGAAATTAAACGCTAATTTGTTTTTGTTCATTAAAAGAATTCTAATAAAAGATTCTAATAGAGTGTTTGGTGAGTGCGGGCTAAGCACACAAGCCGCAAAGCCACGTTAAAAACGTGTCTTTTCGACTTGTCTTTGTGCTTTGTGTAGGCCCGCCCACATATAATTTTTTCTTCTAATCTTTCTTGCTACTTTACGCAGCTTACAGTGGTAGGCTGCGCTTTCTTATATGGGCTAACAACTTCTATCTTTGTAAGGCATACATTTAATTTTTTTAATTTTTGAATATATATTTTATAATTTCATTAAAAATGAAAAACGACAAACGTCCTGTTTTCAAGTGGATGTTTGTCGTTTTTATTTTTAGGGAGTTATTTATTATTTTCCCAATGTTGTTGGATGAATTCATCTCGGCCTGAAATTGCGCGGTCTTCTTTATAATGTTCTAACTCTTTTTTATAGTAGTCTTGATGATAATCCTCCGCGATGTAAAAAGTCTCTGCGGGAAGGATTTTTGTAACGATTGGCTTTTTAAAACGACCGCTTTCAGCTAATTGTTGTTTAGAGCTTTCCGATAGTTCTTTTTGCTTTTCATTGTGATAAAAAATTGCCGTTTTATAGGATTCCCCACGATCATGGAATTGTCCACTATCATCCGTAGGGTCGATTTGCATCCAATAAATTTCAAGTAATTGTTCATAAGAGAAAATGTTAGGATCGAACTCGATTTGTACGACTTCTAAATGACCAGTATCTCCTTTTTTTACTTGTTCATATGTAGGGTTAATCACGTGACCACCCATGTATCCTGAAGTTACTTTATGTACGCCATCCCAAGTATCGAATGGTTTTACCATACACCAAAAGCAGCCACCAGCAAATGTTGCTTTTTCCATTTTTTACGCCTCCATATGCTTAAAATAAATAGTATTGTACCATGATGTATGTACGACATCAAATTTATCTTTATTTAGCAGAAGTTCCTCCAAAATTCCAGAAGCTGATCTTAATTAAATCTTTATTCAGGATATATAAGTGGAAGTTAATGTTGTATCCGTGCGAACAGCTGCTAACTGACCCTCGCGTGTGGCTTATATATCATTTAAAATCCAGAAGAATTGACAGAGGTGAAATTCATTTTACCTGAAAGATCATTTCACAAGGATTTATCGTACTTTGTGTAGTATTGGGGATACTACGAACCATTTCTAATTTTTAGACGTCACAATATTCAGTTGAAATAAAAAGGAGTTTTTATATGGAAGAAAATCAACAATTTGAACATCGTCCAACCCGCTATAAAAAGAGAAGACTCCGTAAAGGAAGAGTGTTTTTTCTCCTATTGTTTATTTTCGTAATTGGGATAGGCGTTTATGCAGTAATGCAATACAGAAGTGGGCTAGAGCTTGCAAGTAAAACAAAACATCCGGAAGAATCATTTGTGGCAGACGAACCAACAACAGAAATTGTATCGAATTATTTAATTGTTGGGGTCGATAGTCGTGGTGAGGAACAATCACGTTCTGATACGATGATGCTTTTATCATGGAATAGTGAAACGGATGAAATGAAACTTGTATCTTTTATGAGAGATATTTACGCGGATATCCCAGAGTACCAATCGTATAAATTAAACACAGCTTATTATTTAGGCGGAGTTCAATTGTTAAAAGATACAATCAGTACGATGTTTGATGTGCCGATTCATCATTATGTATTAATAGACTTTAAAAGTTTTGAATCATTAATTGATATTATGGCTCCAAGTGGTATTGAAATGGATGTAGAAAAAGATATGTCCGAACATATTGGTGTGTCCTTAACAAAAGGTGTACAAAACTTAAATGGTAAGGAACTATTAGGATATGCACGTTTCCGACACGATGAAAATGGTGATTTTGGGCGAGTAGAACGTCAACAAAAAGTAATCGATGCATTAAAAAATGAACTAATATCTCCAAGAAATATAAAAAACTTACCAAAGTTAATTGGTGCTGCACAAGGTTATATCACGACAGACCTTTCGACAAGTGATGAAATAAAAACAGTGTTATCTGTTGCGGCAAGTGGGTCTGTAGAAATAGAAAAATTAACGATTCCAGCTAAGGGGACGTATTCTTTTGCAGATTATAGTCATGCTGGTTCTGTCATTGAAATAGACAAACAAACAAATACACAAATTTTACATGAATTTTTGAAATAAATGGAGACTATTATTTTATTAATCAAATTTTACATGATAAAATAAATTATAGTATGATTGGTAGTTAAGTCGAGGTGATTGTTTGGAGAAAGAACGAGGAACAAGTAAGGAAGAGCGTGAACGTTTTGGTTCATTTTTCTTTTCCACTAAATTTATTCGATTTTTAGGTGGGAAAAATCTATTATTTCTATTAATTTCGCTACTTTTATTAGGCTGCGTTATTTTCATTTTTGATAAGATAGACTGGATTTTTCATCCACTACAAGTATTGTTTGAAGTAGTAATTCTTCCAGGTGTACTCGCAGTAATTGCCTATTATTTATTGCGTCCATTACTAAAGATCCTTGTAAGATGGAAAGTTCCTCGGGCATGGGGAATTATCATTCTCTTCATTCTAGTAATCGGTTTACTGACATTGCTAGTATTACTCGTTTTTCCATTTTTAAGAGATCAATTTACAAAGTTAGTTCAAGAATTCCCAATGTACTTTATGGCCTTAGTTGAAAACATTGTTACTTTCCTTAATAGCACTCGATTTAATGAACTATTCGAAAGAGTGAATATCAACTACGATAAAGTATTAAATGATGTAATGAACGATCTTGGTTCAACAGTTAGAGATACTTTTTCCAACTTAGCATCAGGTGTAGCTACAGGGATTACCGGATTAGTTTCAACTGTGACAGGGATTATATTATCTCTTGTGACCGTACCATTCATTCTATTTTATTTATTATACGAGGGTGAAAAGCTCCCAAGATTTATTTTGCGTCTGTTCCCTCCACGTATGCGTAATGAAATAGGGCAAGTCATGAAAGAAATGGATAAACAAGTAAGTTCTTACATACAAGGGCAAATTATGGTGTCGATTTGTATTGGGATTATGATGACAATTGGATTTTTAATTATCGATTTAGATTATGCCTTTTTACTTGGTTTCTTAGCCATGATTACAAGTGTTGTCCCTTATTTAGGACCAGCAATTGCGATTACTCCTGCAGTAGTCATTGCGATTGTTACATCACCGTTCATGCTAATTAAATTAATTATCGTTTGGACAATTGTTCAACTTGTAGAAGGCAAGTTCATTACCCCAAAAATTATGGGGAGATCCTTATCGATTCATCCGATTACCATCATTTTCGCTTTATTAACAGCAGGTTCTTTATTTGGCGTGCCAGGTGTTATTCTTGGAATTCCAGGATACGCATTATTTAAAGTTCTTGTGACACATTTATTTAAGTTCATGAAAAGACGCTACAATAAATTCGAACACGAATCAGAAAATAAATACGAAATTGACTAAAAAAAGGTTGTTCACCCACCCGAGGTGAACAACCTTTTTCTTATATATAAAGTTTAAATTTTAGAAGGTAGAACAGTCTCTAGCTACGCGGGCTAGCTGCTCGGGACACTTCGACTCCTCCTACGATGGCAAAAAGCGCC
Coding sequences:
- a CDS encoding AI-2E family transporter yields the protein MEKERGTSKEERERFGSFFFSTKFIRFLGGKNLLFLLISLLLLGCVIFIFDKIDWIFHPLQVLFEVVILPGVLAVIAYYLLRPLLKILVRWKVPRAWGIIILFILVIGLLTLLVLLVFPFLRDQFTKLVQEFPMYFMALVENIVTFLNSTRFNELFERVNINYDKVLNDVMNDLGSTVRDTFSNLASGVATGITGLVSTVTGIILSLVTVPFILFYLLYEGEKLPRFILRLFPPRMRNEIGQVMKEMDKQVSSYIQGQIMVSICIGIMMTIGFLIIDLDYAFLLGFLAMITSVVPYLGPAIAITPAVVIAIVTSPFMLIKLIIVWTIVQLVEGKFITPKIMGRSLSIHPITIIFALLTAGSLFGVPGVILGIPGYALFKVLVTHLFKFMKRRYNKFEHESENKYEID